Proteins co-encoded in one Desulfitobacterium hafniense DCB-2 genomic window:
- a CDS encoding TIM barrel protein, translating into MPLLFGTAGVPLSAKERSTEAGVKRVRELQLDAMEVEFVQGVRMGEEKAQKIAQIAVEEKVALSCHGPYWINFNSQEPEKVAASRERLLHSARISKILGVKSVVFHPAFYHQDDPQVVLVRTAGELMKVREILDAEGNDVILRPETTGKPSQLGTLQEVLTLAQAVPGVLPCIDISHLHARSNGRINTYDEFCQVLEAAAESLGDRWVKHVHFHVSGIDYGVKGEKKHLILKESDLRYPELMKAFHTFGVEGLVICESPNLEEDALLLQTTYRTMA; encoded by the coding sequence GTGCCGCTTTTATTCGGGACGGCCGGGGTTCCTTTATCGGCCAAAGAACGTTCCACAGAAGCAGGGGTCAAGCGCGTCCGGGAGCTTCAGCTGGATGCTATGGAAGTAGAATTTGTCCAAGGGGTCCGCATGGGGGAAGAAAAAGCCCAAAAAATTGCTCAAATAGCTGTGGAAGAGAAGGTTGCCCTAAGCTGCCACGGCCCTTATTGGATTAACTTTAATTCTCAGGAACCTGAGAAAGTAGCGGCCAGCCGTGAGCGCCTTTTGCATAGTGCACGCATCAGCAAAATTTTAGGTGTTAAGAGTGTAGTATTCCATCCTGCTTTTTACCATCAGGATGATCCTCAGGTTGTCCTGGTAAGAACCGCTGGGGAACTCATGAAGGTTCGGGAGATTCTGGATGCGGAAGGGAATGATGTCATATTACGGCCGGAGACAACGGGGAAGCCCTCACAGCTGGGCACTCTGCAGGAGGTTCTGACCTTGGCGCAAGCAGTTCCAGGGGTCTTGCCCTGTATTGATATCAGTCATCTGCATGCCCGCAGCAATGGGCGGATCAATACCTATGATGAATTCTGTCAAGTCCTGGAGGCTGCGGCAGAATCCCTGGGGGACCGCTGGGTTAAGCATGTTCACTTTCATGTCTCCGGGATTGATTATGGTGTTAAGGGAGAGAAAAAGCACCTCATACTTAAAGAATCCGATTTGCGCTATCCAGAGTTAATGAAAGCATTTCACACTTTCGGTGTGGAAGGATTGGTGATTTGTGAAAGTCCCAATCTCGAAGAGGATGCCCTGCTCCTGCAAACGACTTACCGCACTATGGCTTAG
- a CDS encoding small, acid-soluble spore protein, alpha/beta type: protein MSRRRSTMSDNLKQQIAQELGFSNTLNQEGFSGVSSRDCGNMVKKAIEIAERNMAGRLS, encoded by the coding sequence ATGTCCAGACGTCGCAGTACCATGTCCGATAACCTTAAGCAGCAGATAGCCCAGGAGCTTGGATTTTCGAATACCTTAAATCAGGAAGGGTTCAGTGGCGTTTCATCCCGGGATTGTGGCAATATGGTGAAAAAGGCAATTGAGATCGCCGAACGCAATATGGCCGGTCGTTTGTCCTAG
- a CDS encoding Hsp20/alpha crystallin family protein, with protein MALIPNDPFRMFNHYWDEMERNYLRGRGKEELSQFLYRVDVEETADQVFVTAEIPGLEKREDLHIEVDEKLLTISGEIKRAASTSERSSHHTERYYGKFSRTLTLPAVVKADGSHASYKNGILELSFLKDRHPAARTIEVDFH; from the coding sequence ATGGCATTAATTCCTAATGACCCTTTCCGGATGTTCAATCACTATTGGGATGAGATGGAGCGTAATTATCTTCGCGGCCGTGGCAAAGAGGAACTTTCCCAGTTTCTTTACCGGGTGGATGTGGAAGAAACAGCGGACCAAGTGTTCGTCACAGCGGAGATTCCCGGTCTTGAGAAGAGAGAAGATCTGCATATTGAGGTTGATGAAAAGCTTTTGACCATCAGTGGTGAGATCAAACGGGCTGCATCGACAAGTGAACGTTCTTCTCACCACACGGAGAGATATTACGGGAAGTTCAGCAGGACGCTCACCCTTCCGGCAGTGGTAAAAGCAGACGGCTCCCATGCCAGCTACAAAAATGGGATTTTGGAATTGTCTTTTCTCAAGGATCGTCACCCGGCAGCCCGCACCATCGAAGTGGATTTTCATTAG
- a CDS encoding CopZ family metallochaperone: MNQTLKVTGMTCNHCKAHVEKALLKVGGVQQVDVNLEKGEAVVAGSAGREELIKAVEDAGYNAE; this comes from the coding sequence ATGAATCAAACCTTAAAAGTTACCGGAATGACCTGCAATCATTGCAAAGCCCATGTGGAAAAAGCCTTGCTGAAAGTGGGCGGAGTCCAACAGGTAGATGTGAATTTAGAAAAAGGAGAAGCAGTAGTCGCCGGATCAGCCGGACGGGAAGAGCTGATTAAAGCTGTGGAAGACGCCGGTTATAACGCTGAGTGA